From the genome of Streptomyces sp. V1I1, one region includes:
- a CDS encoding APC family permease produces the protein MSTTGTPATTPLDQPPLKRAIGPKLLILFVIGDILGTGIYATTGKVAGKVGGALWLPFAIGFVVAILTAASYVELVGKYPKAAGAALYTQKAFKVHFLTFIVAFMVMCSGLSSASAAARAFSGDYFQEFTDAIPSTLIAIIFILALASLALRGVSESVKTNVVLTLVELTGLLVILAIGLYAVLAGDGEPSRLGEFQAEGTGFALLTSVLGATALGFFAFVGFEDSVNMAEETQDPARTFPKAIFIGVAVTGTIYVLVALVSSLLVEYTVLEKSSGPLLEVVKAGGVAFPPRLFALIALFAVTNSALINIMMASRLCYGLANEKVLPRGMGRVLRNRRTPVTGIIFVTVIAIGLVCTGEIEGLGDTTAFLLLCVFAVVNVAVLVLRKDHVDHPHFRTWTPLPVLGAITSIILASPLSDRAADVYIRAGVLLAIGLVLWAINKVVMKVRGEE, from the coding sequence ATGTCCACGACCGGCACACCGGCCACGACGCCGCTCGACCAGCCGCCGCTCAAGCGGGCCATCGGCCCGAAGCTGCTGATCCTGTTCGTGATCGGCGACATCCTGGGCACCGGCATCTACGCCACGACCGGCAAGGTCGCGGGGAAGGTCGGCGGGGCGCTGTGGCTGCCGTTCGCCATCGGCTTCGTGGTCGCCATCCTCACCGCGGCGTCGTACGTCGAACTGGTCGGCAAGTACCCGAAGGCCGCGGGCGCCGCGCTCTACACACAGAAGGCATTCAAGGTCCACTTCCTGACCTTCATCGTCGCTTTCATGGTGATGTGCTCGGGGCTCTCGTCCGCGAGCGCCGCCGCGCGTGCCTTCAGCGGCGACTACTTCCAGGAGTTCACCGACGCCATCCCGTCGACGCTGATCGCGATCATCTTCATCCTGGCCCTGGCGAGCCTGGCGCTGCGCGGCGTGTCCGAGTCGGTGAAGACCAACGTGGTGCTGACGCTGGTCGAGCTGACGGGCCTGCTGGTGATCCTCGCGATCGGCCTGTACGCCGTGCTGGCGGGCGACGGCGAACCGTCCCGGCTGGGCGAGTTCCAGGCCGAAGGAACCGGGTTCGCGCTGCTCACCAGCGTGCTGGGGGCGACCGCGCTCGGCTTCTTCGCCTTCGTGGGCTTCGAGGACTCGGTCAACATGGCCGAGGAGACGCAGGACCCGGCCCGCACCTTCCCCAAGGCGATCTTCATCGGCGTCGCCGTCACCGGCACGATCTATGTGCTGGTCGCGCTGGTGTCGTCGCTGCTGGTCGAGTACACCGTGCTGGAGAAGTCCAGCGGCCCGCTGCTGGAGGTCGTCAAGGCCGGCGGGGTCGCTTTCCCGCCCAGACTCTTCGCCCTGATCGCGCTCTTCGCCGTCACCAACTCCGCGCTGATCAACATCATGATGGCCTCGCGGCTCTGCTACGGCCTCGCCAACGAGAAGGTGCTGCCGCGCGGCATGGGCCGGGTGCTGCGCAACCGCCGCACCCCCGTCACCGGGATCATCTTCGTCACGGTGATCGCCATCGGGCTGGTGTGCACCGGCGAGATCGAGGGGCTCGGCGACACCACGGCATTCCTGCTGCTGTGTGTCTTCGCGGTGGTCAACGTCGCCGTACTGGTCCTGCGCAAGGACCACGTGGACCACCCGCACTTCCGCACCTGGACGCCGCTGCCCGTGCTCGGCGCGATCACCTCAATCATCCTGGCCAGCCCGCTCTCGGACCGGGCTGCGGACGTCTACATCCGGGCCGGGGTGCTGCTCGCGATCGGGCTCGTGCTGTGGGCGATCAACAAGGTGGTGATGAAGGTACGCGGCGAGGAGTAA
- a CDS encoding diaminopimelate decarboxylase, translating into MASDRRDQAVRAAVGQGLLSEAQPVAALLDVAGIRASAASLRAAFDAVTDAPVLHAFAVKASPLVPVLALLRAEGIGAEVASPGELALARAAGVGADRTVLDSPAKTPSELREALALGIAVNADNPQELARIDALVSSAHSRSPLGLRVNPQIGRGAIGALSTATPTSKFGVALRDDGARDWVVRAYLDRPWLTRLHTHSGSQGMPLTLMAQGIRAVYELAEEINAAAGRQQIDTIDIGGGLPVNFAADEETPTFAEYAGLLREQVPGLLDGRYGLVTEFGRSLLAKHGTVLARVEYAKTAGSRPIAVTHAGVQVATRTVYDPISWPLRIAAYDSKGVPKAGADVRQDVAGPACFAGDLLAEARPLPLLEQGDVIAALDTGAYYFSNHYGYNSLPRPGVYGFGAGADGSVRFATVRAPQSLAEIVNESGGDHPDALTGDV; encoded by the coding sequence ATGGCTTCAGACCGTCGGGATCAGGCCGTACGAGCGGCCGTGGGGCAGGGACTTCTCAGCGAGGCGCAGCCGGTCGCCGCCCTCCTCGACGTGGCCGGCATTCGCGCCTCCGCCGCCTCGCTGCGGGCGGCATTCGATGCCGTCACCGACGCACCCGTGCTGCACGCCTTCGCCGTGAAGGCCTCACCCCTCGTTCCCGTACTCGCGCTGCTGCGCGCCGAGGGCATCGGGGCGGAGGTCGCGAGCCCGGGCGAGCTGGCGCTGGCCAGGGCCGCTGGTGTGGGCGCCGACCGCACGGTCCTCGACTCCCCCGCGAAAACCCCCTCCGAGCTGCGCGAAGCCCTCGCCCTCGGGATCGCGGTCAACGCCGACAATCCGCAGGAGCTCGCGCGCATCGACGCCCTCGTCTCGTCCGCCCACAGCCGCTCCCCGCTGGGCCTGCGCGTCAATCCGCAAATCGGCCGCGGTGCCATCGGGGCGCTGTCCACGGCCACCCCCACCTCGAAGTTCGGGGTCGCGCTGCGCGACGACGGGGCTCGCGACTGGGTCGTACGCGCGTATCTCGACCGCCCCTGGCTGACCCGGCTGCACACCCACTCCGGCTCTCAGGGGATGCCGCTGACCCTCATGGCCCAGGGCATCCGGGCGGTGTACGAGCTCGCCGAGGAGATCAACGCCGCGGCCGGGCGGCAACAGATCGACACCATCGACATCGGCGGCGGCCTCCCGGTCAACTTCGCCGCCGACGAGGAGACCCCGACGTTCGCCGAGTACGCCGGGCTCCTCAGGGAGCAGGTCCCCGGGCTGCTCGACGGGCGCTACGGTCTGGTCACCGAGTTCGGCCGGTCCCTGCTCGCCAAGCACGGCACGGTCCTCGCCCGCGTCGAGTACGCGAAGACGGCAGGCTCCCGCCCCATCGCGGTCACCCACGCCGGCGTGCAGGTCGCCACCCGTACCGTCTACGACCCGATCTCCTGGCCGCTACGCATCGCCGCGTACGACTCCAAGGGCGTCCCGAAGGCCGGTGCGGACGTCCGGCAGGACGTCGCGGGACCGGCCTGCTTCGCGGGCGACCTGCTCGCCGAGGCGCGGCCGCTGCCGCTGCTGGAGCAGGGCGATGTGATCGCGGCGCTGGACACCGGCGCGTACTACTTCTCGAACCACTACGGCTACAACAGTCTTCCGCGGCCCGGGGTCTATGGCTTCGGGGCCGGTGCGGACGGGTCGGTGCGGTTCGCGACCGTACGGGCTCCGCAGAGCCTGGCGGAGATCGTCAACGAGTCCGGCGGCGATCACCCGGATGCGCTGACCGGCGACGTCTGA